A stretch of Chionomys nivalis chromosome 2, mChiNiv1.1, whole genome shotgun sequence DNA encodes these proteins:
- the Oscar gene encoding osteoclast-associated immunoglobulin-like receptor isoform X2, with translation MILSLIVQLLTLCELSLPWPGCQMDFTPTAPPAFYPQPLLGAHPAAVVTPGVNVTLRCRAPQPAWRFALFRTGVVTPLLFRDVSTELAEFFLEEVTLAQGGSYYCRYRRTDWGPGVWSQSSNVLELLVTDQLPRPSLVAMPGPVVAPGANVSLRCAGRMPGMSFALYRVGVATPLQYIDSVLPWADFLLIGADAPGTYSCYYHTPSAPYVLSQRSQPLVISFEGSGSSDYTQGNLIRLGLSGLVLICLGILVTFDWHSRSSAFGGLLPQQNRV, from the exons ATGATCCTGTCACTCATAGTCCAGCTGTTGACTCTCTGTGAGCTGTCCCTCCcct GGCCTGGGTGTCAGATGGACTTCACACCAACAG CCCCCCCAGCCTTTTACCCCCAGCCATTGCTGGGGGCTCATCCTGCTGCAGTTGTGACTCCTGGAGTCAACGTGACCTTGAGGTGCCGTGCACCCCAACCTGCCTGGCGGTTTGCACTCTTCAGAACAGGTGTTGTTACACCGCTGCTCTTTCGAGATGTGTCCACGGAGCTGGCTGAGTTTTTTCTGGAGGAGGTGACCCTGGCCCAGGGGGGCAGTTATTATTGCCGCTATCGCAGGACAGACTGGGGACCGGGTGTCTGGTCCCAGTCAAGCAATGTCCTGGAACTGCTGGTGACAG ATCAATTACCCAGACCATCGCTCGTGGCAATGCCTGGGCCTGTGGTGGCTCCAGGAGCCAATGTAAGCCTGCGCTGTGCAGGCCGCATGCCAGGCATGAGTTTCGCTCTGTACCGCGTGGGTGTGGCGACCCCCCTGCAGTACATCGACTCTGTGCTGCCCTGGGCTGATTTCCTTCTGATCGGCGCCGATGCCCCAGGCACCTACAGTTGCTATTACCACACGCCCTCTGCCCCTTATGTGCTGTCGCAGCGCAGCCAGCCACTGGTCATCAGCTTCGAAG GTTCTGGCTCTTCAGACTATACTCAGGGAAACCTCATTCGTTTAGGGCTGTCTGGCCTGGTCCTCATCTGCTTGGGCATCTTAGTTACTTTTGACTGGCATAGCAGGAGCTCTGCTTTTGGTGGCCTCCTGCCCCAACAAAACCGGGTGTAG
- the Ndufa3 gene encoding NADH dehydrogenase [ubiquinone] 1 alpha subcomplex subunit 3, protein MAARITTFLKNAWAKEPVLVVSFSVWGLAIIMPIISPYTKYASMINQATPYNYPVPVRDNGNMPDVPSHPQDPQGPSLEWLKNL, encoded by the exons ATGGCCGCGA GAATCACCACTTTCCTCAAGAATGCCTGGGCGAAGGAGCCGGTGCTGGTGGTGTCCTTCTCAGTCTGGGGGCTCG CTATAATTATGCCCATAATCAGCCCCTACACCAAGTATGCTTCCATGATCAACCAGGCAACACCCTACAACTACCCAG tcCCTGTACGAGATAATGGGAACATGCCTGATGTGCCCAGCCACCCCCAGGACCCTCAGGGCCCAAGCCTGGAGTGGCTGAAGAACCTGTGA
- the LOC130869442 gene encoding 40S ribosomal protein S2-like, producing the protein MADDAGAAGGPGGPGGPGLGGRGGFRGGFGSGLRGRGRGRGRGRGRGRGARGGKAEDKEWIPVTKLGRLVKDMKIKSLEEIYLFSLPIKESEIIDFFLGASLKDEVLKIMPVQKQTRAGQRTRFKAFVAIGDYNGHVGLGVKCSKEIATAIRGAIILAKLSIVPVRRGYWGNKIGKPHTVPCKVTGRCGSVLVRLIPAPRGTGIVSAPVPKKLLMMAGIDDCYTSARGCTATLGNFAKATFDAISKTYSYLTLDLWKETVFTKSPYQEFTDHLVKTHTRVSVQRTQAPAVATT; encoded by the coding sequence ATGGCGGATGACGCCGGTGCAGCGGGAGGGCCCGGAGGACCCGGGGGCCCAGGATTAGGAGGCCGTGGCGGCTTCCGCGGAGGATTCGGCAGCGGTCTGAGGGGCCGCGGCCGTGGTCGAGGCCGTGGCCGAGGACGAGGCCGCGGGGCTCGCGGAGGTAAAGCTGAAGACAAGGAGTGGATTCCCGTCACCAAGCTGGGCCGCCTGGttaaggacatgaaaatcaagtccctagaggagatctacctgttctccctgcccattaaggagtctgagattattgactttttcctgggagcttccctaaaggatgaggttctgaagatcatgcccgtgcagaagcagactagggcaggccagcggaccaggttcaaggctttTGTCGCTATTGGGGACTACAATGGTCACGTAGGTCTCGGTGTCAAGTGCTCCAAGGAGATAGCCACTGCCATCCGAGGGGCCATCATCTTGgccaagctttccattgtccctgtgcggagaggctactgggggaacaagattggcaagccccacactgttccttgcaaagtgacaggccgctgtggttctgtgctggtgcgtctcatccctgcccccagaggcactggcatagtctctgctcctgtgcccaagaagctgctgatgatggctggcattgatgactgctacacatcagccaggggctgcactgccaccctgggcaactttgccaaggccacctttgatgccatctctaagACCTATAGCTACCTGACCCTcgacctctggaaagagactgtgttcaccaagtctccttatcaggaattcactgaccatcttgtgaaaacccacaccagagtctctgttcagaggacccaggctccagctgtggccaccacataa
- the Tfpt gene encoding TCF3 fusion partner isoform X1, which produces MELEQREGTMAAVGFEEFSAPPGSELALPPLFGGHILESELETEVEFVSGGLGGSGLRERDEEEEAARGRRRRQRELNRRKYQALGRRCREIEQVNERVLNRLHQVQRITRRLQQERRFLMRVLDSYGDDYRASQFTIVLEDDGSQGTDVPTPGNAENEPPEKEGLSPPQRTPAHLDPSSPAPGEGPSGRKRRRAPRVGASLTPELAPVQVGAEGWGQGVIKVEEDFGFEADEALDSSWVSRGPDKLLPYPTLASPPFD; this is translated from the exons ATGGAGCTGGAACAGAGAGAGGG GACCATGGCAGCTGTGGGCTTTGAAGAATTCTCAGCGCCACCAGGCTCagagctggctctgcctcccttgtTTGGTGGCCACATCCTGGAGAGTGAGCTAGAGACAGAAGTGGAGTTTGTGTCCGGTGGTCTCGGTGGTTCAGGACTCCGGGAGcgggatgaagaggaagaagcagccCGGGGTCGCAGGCGTCGCCAACGGGAACTAAATAGAAGAAAGTACCAGGCTCTAGGTCGGCGCTGCCGGGAGATCGAGCAG GTGAATGAACGAGTCCTGAACAGGCTGCATCAGGTGCAAAGGATAACCCGGAGACTCCAGCAGGAGCGCAG GTTCCTCATGAGGGTGCTGGACTCCTACGGAGATGACTACCGGGCTAGCCAGTTCACCATTGTGTTGGAG GATGATGGCAGCCAAGGCACAGATGTCCCCACTCCGGGCAATGCTGAGAACGAGCCTCCAGAGAAAGAGGGACTTTCCCCACCCCAAAGGACACCTGCACACCTAGACCccagcagcccagcccctggCGAAGGGCCCAGTGGGCGGAAGAGGCGGCGGGCACCACGGGTGGGGGCTTCGTTGACCCCAGAACTGGCCCCAGTGCAGGTGGGAGCCGAGGGCTGGGGCCAAGGCGTG ATTAAAGTTGAGGAAGACTTTGGCTTTGAAGCAGATGAGGCCTTGGATTCAAGTTGGGTTTCTCGAGGGCCGGACAAACTgctaccctaccctaccctagCCAGCCCACCCTTTGACTAA
- the Oscar gene encoding osteoclast-associated immunoglobulin-like receptor isoform X1 translates to MILSLIVQLLTLWPGCQMDFTPTAPPAFYPQPLLGAHPAAVVTPGVNVTLRCRAPQPAWRFALFRTGVVTPLLFRDVSTELAEFFLEEVTLAQGGSYYCRYRRTDWGPGVWSQSSNVLELLVTDQLPRPSLVAMPGPVVAPGANVSLRCAGRMPGMSFALYRVGVATPLQYIDSVLPWADFLLIGADAPGTYSCYYHTPSAPYVLSQRSQPLVISFEGSGSSDYTQGNLIRLGLSGLVLICLGILVTFDWHSRSSAFGGLLPQQNRV, encoded by the exons ATGATCCTGTCACTCATAGTCCAGCTGTTGACTCTCT GGCCTGGGTGTCAGATGGACTTCACACCAACAG CCCCCCCAGCCTTTTACCCCCAGCCATTGCTGGGGGCTCATCCTGCTGCAGTTGTGACTCCTGGAGTCAACGTGACCTTGAGGTGCCGTGCACCCCAACCTGCCTGGCGGTTTGCACTCTTCAGAACAGGTGTTGTTACACCGCTGCTCTTTCGAGATGTGTCCACGGAGCTGGCTGAGTTTTTTCTGGAGGAGGTGACCCTGGCCCAGGGGGGCAGTTATTATTGCCGCTATCGCAGGACAGACTGGGGACCGGGTGTCTGGTCCCAGTCAAGCAATGTCCTGGAACTGCTGGTGACAG ATCAATTACCCAGACCATCGCTCGTGGCAATGCCTGGGCCTGTGGTGGCTCCAGGAGCCAATGTAAGCCTGCGCTGTGCAGGCCGCATGCCAGGCATGAGTTTCGCTCTGTACCGCGTGGGTGTGGCGACCCCCCTGCAGTACATCGACTCTGTGCTGCCCTGGGCTGATTTCCTTCTGATCGGCGCCGATGCCCCAGGCACCTACAGTTGCTATTACCACACGCCCTCTGCCCCTTATGTGCTGTCGCAGCGCAGCCAGCCACTGGTCATCAGCTTCGAAG GTTCTGGCTCTTCAGACTATACTCAGGGAAACCTCATTCGTTTAGGGCTGTCTGGCCTGGTCCTCATCTGCTTGGGCATCTTAGTTACTTTTGACTGGCATAGCAGGAGCTCTGCTTTTGGTGGCCTCCTGCCCCAACAAAACCGGGTGTAG
- the Tfpt gene encoding TCF3 fusion partner isoform X2, with the protein MELEQREGTMAAVGFEEFSAPPGSELALPPLFGGHILESELETEVEFVSGGLGGSGLRERDEEEEAARGRRRRQRELNRRKYQALGRRCREIEQVNERVLNRLHQVQRITRRLQQERRFLMRVLDSYGDDYRASQFTIVLEDDGSQGTDVPTPGNAENEPPEKEGLSPPQRTPAHLDPSSPAPGEGPSGRKRRRAPRVGASLTPELAPVQIKVEEDFGFEADEALDSSWVSRGPDKLLPYPTLASPPFD; encoded by the exons ATGGAGCTGGAACAGAGAGAGGG GACCATGGCAGCTGTGGGCTTTGAAGAATTCTCAGCGCCACCAGGCTCagagctggctctgcctcccttgtTTGGTGGCCACATCCTGGAGAGTGAGCTAGAGACAGAAGTGGAGTTTGTGTCCGGTGGTCTCGGTGGTTCAGGACTCCGGGAGcgggatgaagaggaagaagcagccCGGGGTCGCAGGCGTCGCCAACGGGAACTAAATAGAAGAAAGTACCAGGCTCTAGGTCGGCGCTGCCGGGAGATCGAGCAG GTGAATGAACGAGTCCTGAACAGGCTGCATCAGGTGCAAAGGATAACCCGGAGACTCCAGCAGGAGCGCAG GTTCCTCATGAGGGTGCTGGACTCCTACGGAGATGACTACCGGGCTAGCCAGTTCACCATTGTGTTGGAG GATGATGGCAGCCAAGGCACAGATGTCCCCACTCCGGGCAATGCTGAGAACGAGCCTCCAGAGAAAGAGGGACTTTCCCCACCCCAAAGGACACCTGCACACCTAGACCccagcagcccagcccctggCGAAGGGCCCAGTGGGCGGAAGAGGCGGCGGGCACCACGGGTGGGGGCTTCGTTGACCCCAGAACTGGCCCCAGTGCAG ATTAAAGTTGAGGAAGACTTTGGCTTTGAAGCAGATGAGGCCTTGGATTCAAGTTGGGTTTCTCGAGGGCCGGACAAACTgctaccctaccctaccctagCCAGCCCACCCTTTGACTAA
- the Oscar gene encoding osteoclast-associated immunoglobulin-like receptor isoform X3, translating to MILSLIVQLLTLSPPAFYPQPLLGAHPAAVVTPGVNVTLRCRAPQPAWRFALFRTGVVTPLLFRDVSTELAEFFLEEVTLAQGGSYYCRYRRTDWGPGVWSQSSNVLELLVTDQLPRPSLVAMPGPVVAPGANVSLRCAGRMPGMSFALYRVGVATPLQYIDSVLPWADFLLIGADAPGTYSCYYHTPSAPYVLSQRSQPLVISFEGSGSSDYTQGNLIRLGLSGLVLICLGILVTFDWHSRSSAFGGLLPQQNRV from the exons ATGATCCTGTCACTCATAGTCCAGCTGTTGACTCTCT CCCCCCCAGCCTTTTACCCCCAGCCATTGCTGGGGGCTCATCCTGCTGCAGTTGTGACTCCTGGAGTCAACGTGACCTTGAGGTGCCGTGCACCCCAACCTGCCTGGCGGTTTGCACTCTTCAGAACAGGTGTTGTTACACCGCTGCTCTTTCGAGATGTGTCCACGGAGCTGGCTGAGTTTTTTCTGGAGGAGGTGACCCTGGCCCAGGGGGGCAGTTATTATTGCCGCTATCGCAGGACAGACTGGGGACCGGGTGTCTGGTCCCAGTCAAGCAATGTCCTGGAACTGCTGGTGACAG ATCAATTACCCAGACCATCGCTCGTGGCAATGCCTGGGCCTGTGGTGGCTCCAGGAGCCAATGTAAGCCTGCGCTGTGCAGGCCGCATGCCAGGCATGAGTTTCGCTCTGTACCGCGTGGGTGTGGCGACCCCCCTGCAGTACATCGACTCTGTGCTGCCCTGGGCTGATTTCCTTCTGATCGGCGCCGATGCCCCAGGCACCTACAGTTGCTATTACCACACGCCCTCTGCCCCTTATGTGCTGTCGCAGCGCAGCCAGCCACTGGTCATCAGCTTCGAAG GTTCTGGCTCTTCAGACTATACTCAGGGAAACCTCATTCGTTTAGGGCTGTCTGGCCTGGTCCTCATCTGCTTGGGCATCTTAGTTACTTTTGACTGGCATAGCAGGAGCTCTGCTTTTGGTGGCCTCCTGCCCCAACAAAACCGGGTGTAG